In Serratia liquefaciens ATCC 27592, the genomic stretch GTCAGCGAACCCACCGTCAACCGTTTTTGTCGCCGTCTCGATACCAAAGGCTTCCCCGATTTCAAACTGCATCTTGCCCAAAGCCTGGCCAATGGCACTCCGTACGTAAACCGTAACGTGGAGGAAGATGACAGCGTCGATGCCTATACCGGTAAAATATTCGAATCGGTGATGGCCAGTCTGGATACAGTAAAGGCAAATTTGGATATTGCCGCAATCAATCGTGCGGTTGATCTACTTACCCAGGCAAAAAAAATCTCTTTCTTCGGTTTGGGGGCCTCTGCGGCGGTCGCTCACGACGCGATGAACAAATTTTTTCGCTTTAATATCCCGGTGGTCTACTTCGACGATATCGTCATGCAACGTATGGGCTGCATGAATTCCAGCGAAGGGGACGTAGTGGTGTTAATCTCCCACACTGGTCGTACCAAAAACCTGGTGGAAATGGCGCAGCTGGCGCGTGAAAACGACGCCACGGTTATCGCCATCACCTCACGCGATACCCCTCTGGCGCACGAGGCAACCCTGGCGTTGTTGCTTGATGTTCCCGAAGATACCGACGTTTATATGCCGATGGTGTCACGAATTGCGCAATTAACGCTCATAGACGTGCTCGCCACCGGATTTACCTTGCGCAGAGGGGCCAAATTCAGAGATAACTTGAAGCGGGTCAAGGAAGCGTTGAAAGAATCGCGCTTTGATAAGGGTGTCGTTATCCCCAACAATTTCGACTCGTAACCGATGTGAAAAAACCTGTCGTTCAAGATCATCTGGACGGCGGCATTAGAGGCAGTACCCTGTTAAAACGCTCATGCGGGTAACCCAGGTGAAACATCAGTGTAGTAAAATTACATTTCACTCCAGGTTTCGTTATCCGACGTTATCGCAACACCAATAATTTGCTTCACCAGTCAACGGAGTAATACATGTCCAGACGGCTCAGAAGAACCAAAATTGTTACCACCCTGGGTCCGGCTACTGACCGCGACAATAATCTGGAAAAGATCATTGCCGCAGGCGCAAACGTAGTTCGGCTAAACTTTTCCCACGGCACGGCAGAAGATCATCAGGCTCGCGCCGACAAAGTGCGCGAAATCGCTGCCAAGTTGGGACGTCACGTCGCTATTCTGGGTGACCTGCAAGGGCCGAAAATTCGTGTTTCCACCTTTAAGGAAGGCAAAATCTTCCTTAACATCGGTGATAAATTCCTGCTCGATGCCAACATGGCCAAGGGCGAAGGCGATAAAGAAAAGGTCGGTATCGACTATAAAGGCCTGCCTGCCGACGTGGTGCCGGGCGACGTACTGCTGCTGGACGACGGCCGCGTACAGTTGAAAGTGCTCGAAGTTCAGGGCATGAAAGTCTTTACCGAAGTGACCGTTGGCGGCCCGCTGTCCAACAACAAAGGCATTAACAAACTGGGTGGCGGCCTGTCCGCAGAAGCCCTTACCGAGAAAGACAAGGCCGATATCGTCACCGCGGCAAAAATCGGCGTCGATTATCTGGCGGTTTCCTTCCCGCGCACCGGCGAAGATCTGAACTATGCCCGCCGTCTGGCGCGCGATGCTGGCTGTCACGCCAAGATCGTTTCCAAGGTTGAGCGTGCCGAAGCCGTCTGCAGCGACGAAGCCATGGATGACATCATTCTGGCCTCCGACGTAGTGATGGTTGCCCGTGGCGATCTGGGCGTCGAAATCGGCGATCCTGAACTGGTCGGCATCCAGAAAAAGCTGATCCGCCGTGCTCGCACCCTGAACCGTGCCGTGATCACCGCGACCCAGATGATGGAGTCGATGATCACCAACCCGATGCCGACCCGCGCCGAGGTAATGGACGTGGCGAACGCCGTGCTGGACGGCACCGACGCCGTGATGCTGTCTGCCGAAACCGCCGCGGGTCAATACCCGGCCGAAACCGTAGCCGCAATGGCGCGCGTTTGCCTGGGCGCGGAGAAGATCCCAAGCATCAATGTCTCCAAGCACCGCCTGGACGTACAGTTCGACAACATTGAAGAGGCTATCGCCATGTCTTCAATGTACGCAGCCAACCACCTGAAAGGTGTTACCGCGCTGATTGCCATGACCGAATCCGGCCGTACCGCACTGATGATGTCACGCATCAGCTCCGGCTTGCCTATCTTCGCCATGTCGCGCCATGAACACACGCTGAACCTGACCGCACTCTATCGCGGCGTGACCCCGGTGTACTTCGACAGCCATAACGACGGTGTTATCGCCGCCAATGACGCGGTTAACCGCCTGCGTGATAAAGGCTTCCTGGTCTCGGGTGACCTGGTGATCGTCACCCAGGGTGACGTGATGGAAACCGTTGGCACCACCAACACCAGCCGTATTCTGCGCGTCGAGTAATCTGTCCTGCCGCCGGCCGTTAACGCGGTCGGCATTTTTTCCCGCACCGCCCTTTCCCCCTGTTAAACTCGTCGCCTGTCGCCACCATGGCAAACGGAGAGGCTTCGATGCTTCATCAACACCCACAGCAAAACCGCACGGCACAAAGTCTGGATCTGGACGGTCAGGGGCTGGAAAATCTGGACGATACCTGTCTACAAGGCAACTCACTGCTAAAAATCAGTCTGTATAACAATCGGCTTCGGCAATTCCCACGGCAGATTTTGCAGCATGCCGATCTGCAGGTATTGAACATCTCTTGCAACCAACTCAGCGAACTGCCAACTGAAATAGGCCTGTTGAAACAGCTGGCCATGCTCGATTGCGGCCATAACCAGGCCAACCAGATACCGGCCGGGATCGGTGAGCTGCGTGAACTGACTTATTTATACCTCAGCGATAACGCCTTTCGCGATCTGCCCCTCGAACTGGGGCGGTTACATAAACTGCGGTATTTGAATGCGACAGATAACCAACTGAGCGAATTGCCTACGGCAATCGTGCAACTCGGCGCGCTGCAGGAACTGCGGCTTTACAATAACCAGATTGCCTTGTTGCCTGAGACGTTCGGCCAGTTGACCGCCCTGCGGGAACTGCACCTGATGAATAATCGTCTGGTTGCACTACCAGAGCAAATAGCCCAACTCTCTGCGCTGAGGGTGCTGGATGTGGAAAATAACGCTATCAGCCAGCTGCCAACCACTTTGGGTCGGCTGGCCAACCTGACTCACCTCAACCTCAGAACCAACCGCCTGCAACAGCTACCGACGTCTTTTGGTCAGCTTAAGGCACTAACCACGTTGGATCTGCGCGCTAACCGCCTAAGCGCCCTGCCTGACAGCCTGGCCGAGTTAACCCAGTTACAGCGGTTGGATCTGCGCTGGA encodes the following:
- the pyk gene encoding pyruvate kinase; translation: MSRRLRRTKIVTTLGPATDRDNNLEKIIAAGANVVRLNFSHGTAEDHQARADKVREIAAKLGRHVAILGDLQGPKIRVSTFKEGKIFLNIGDKFLLDANMAKGEGDKEKVGIDYKGLPADVVPGDVLLLDDGRVQLKVLEVQGMKVFTEVTVGGPLSNNKGINKLGGGLSAEALTEKDKADIVTAAKIGVDYLAVSFPRTGEDLNYARRLARDAGCHAKIVSKVERAEAVCSDEAMDDIILASDVVMVARGDLGVEIGDPELVGIQKKLIRRARTLNRAVITATQMMESMITNPMPTRAEVMDVANAVLDGTDAVMLSAETAAGQYPAETVAAMARVCLGAEKIPSINVSKHRLDVQFDNIEEAIAMSSMYAANHLKGVTALIAMTESGRTALMMSRISSGLPIFAMSRHEHTLNLTALYRGVTPVYFDSHNDGVIAANDAVNRLRDKGFLVSGDLVIVTQGDVMETVGTTNTSRILRVE
- a CDS encoding MurR/RpiR family transcriptional regulator, producing the protein MNTLEKIQSHLELLSKSERKVAEVILASPQTAIHSSIATLARMADVSEPTVNRFCRRLDTKGFPDFKLHLAQSLANGTPYVNRNVEEDDSVDAYTGKIFESVMASLDTVKANLDIAAINRAVDLLTQAKKISFFGLGASAAVAHDAMNKFFRFNIPVVYFDDIVMQRMGCMNSSEGDVVVLISHTGRTKNLVEMAQLARENDATVIAITSRDTPLAHEATLALLLDVPEDTDVYMPMVSRIAQLTLIDVLATGFTLRRGAKFRDNLKRVKEALKESRFDKGVVIPNNFDS
- a CDS encoding leucine-rich repeat domain-containing protein: MLHQHPQQNRTAQSLDLDGQGLENLDDTCLQGNSLLKISLYNNRLRQFPRQILQHADLQVLNISCNQLSELPTEIGLLKQLAMLDCGHNQANQIPAGIGELRELTYLYLSDNAFRDLPLELGRLHKLRYLNATDNQLSELPTAIVQLGALQELRLYNNQIALLPETFGQLTALRELHLMNNRLVALPEQIAQLSALRVLDVENNAISQLPTTLGRLANLTHLNLRTNRLQQLPTSFGQLKALTTLDLRANRLSALPDSLAELTQLQRLDLRWNNFAEMPAVLEPLIAQGCLVHI